In one Acidimicrobiia bacterium genomic region, the following are encoded:
- a CDS encoding phosphotransferase: MTGFVSTDELRIGSGGGIRQFGIWRGQPVLARFGVEGTPGDPARHFEALQRLRLDEVPEGLESGEIDGVHWTIEAFHEGRSLDRLPPTDTGQVAAFLARLPPANAPIAVVDLATRELSAFSVEVGDLATSIRTGLEDLPAVVAHGDLWAGNLLFRDGLLVGVIDWDSWQERAIPGTDLLHMWAENTRRHRGLSYGDLVDEAFWSDGQLKGLVKAHLEQLGAPWNPQLQSLLGAAWWLAAVSGALRRTPALAQNPIWMNRNVHSPANTLTHLLT; this comes from the coding sequence ATGACCGGCTTTGTCTCGACGGATGAGCTCAGGATCGGAAGTGGCGGCGGGATCCGCCAGTTTGGGATTTGGCGGGGCCAACCGGTCCTGGCACGTTTTGGCGTTGAGGGCACTCCTGGAGACCCAGCCAGACACTTCGAGGCATTGCAGCGACTCCGCCTTGACGAGGTTCCTGAGGGGCTCGAGTCCGGGGAGATCGATGGTGTGCACTGGACGATTGAGGCCTTCCACGAAGGGCGTTCGCTCGATCGCCTCCCTCCGACGGATACCGGCCAGGTGGCAGCATTTCTTGCAAGACTGCCACCTGCCAATGCCCCGATCGCGGTGGTGGATCTCGCCACGCGAGAACTGTCAGCTTTTTCGGTTGAGGTCGGCGACTTGGCCACATCAATCCGCACGGGGCTCGAAGACCTGCCAGCCGTGGTTGCCCACGGCGATTTGTGGGCCGGAAATCTTCTCTTCCGAGACGGCCTGCTCGTAGGCGTCATCGATTGGGACTCGTGGCAGGAACGGGCGATACCTGGAACCGATCTGCTCCACATGTGGGCAGAGAACACCAGGCGGCATCGGGGCCTATCGTATGGCGATCTAGTCGATGAGGCGTTCTGGTCAGACGGGCAGCTGAAAGGGCTGGTCAAAGCCCATCTGGAACAGCTGGGTGCGCCTTGGAACCCCCAATTACAATCATTACTAGGGGCGGCCTGGTGGCTCGCCGCGGTATCCGGCGCCCTGCGGCGAACCCCGGCTCTTGCCCAGAACCCGATTTGGATGAATCGCAACGTGCATTCACCCGCCAACACCCTCACGCATCTGCTCACGTGA
- a CDS encoding glycosyltransferase family 4 protein gives MTKVSILLVGKGPPDSGGISSMLNTLQRELMPRYEVQLLNLTRQTEYRAGVFSSTNVSRTLSDIWSVFRTAGSFDVVHLHSSFVPAVTLVRAALLLLAARLRGAATILHVHGGSLPEWADSRWKRWLIRTALMTATEVVSVSDGITRAIGADRTRTIYNGVDTNTFAPDPSRQAAVPVIVFAGILTHRKGVVDLIEASHALITRGVKHRLVIVGGRPDEGAEEEASVRSAATGGEELVGSLPHDRMADYFRDADIFCLPSWFEAMPLSILEALASGLPVVATRVGQIPLIIDDSVGRLVEPKDPEALAATLEELLSDHQLRGQLAKNARAAALTHYSLTHTMSEIVDVIDRAAGQPRTAL, from the coding sequence GTGACAAAGGTTTCCATCCTCCTCGTTGGCAAAGGACCTCCCGACTCGGGCGGTATCTCCTCAATGCTTAACACCCTGCAAAGGGAGTTAATGCCGCGCTACGAGGTTCAGTTACTCAACCTGACTCGACAGACCGAATATCGAGCCGGGGTATTCAGTTCGACGAACGTATCCCGCACCCTGTCCGATATCTGGAGCGTTTTTCGAACGGCCGGGAGTTTTGACGTCGTCCATTTGCACAGTTCCTTCGTTCCGGCCGTAACGCTCGTTCGGGCAGCTTTGCTACTCCTGGCCGCCCGCCTCAGGGGGGCTGCGACCATCTTGCATGTGCACGGCGGTTCCCTTCCGGAGTGGGCCGACTCGCGTTGGAAGCGCTGGCTGATTCGGACTGCCCTGATGACCGCCACGGAGGTGGTTTCTGTTTCGGACGGCATTACTAGAGCTATCGGCGCTGATCGGACACGCACGATTTACAACGGGGTCGACACCAACACGTTCGCGCCTGATCCGTCCCGGCAAGCGGCCGTGCCCGTCATCGTGTTCGCTGGCATCCTCACCCACCGAAAAGGGGTGGTGGACTTGATCGAAGCTTCCCATGCCCTAATCACCAGAGGAGTCAAACATCGGCTCGTGATCGTGGGCGGCAGACCGGACGAAGGTGCTGAAGAAGAAGCCTCGGTTCGTTCCGCTGCAACCGGGGGGGAGGAACTAGTCGGGTCCCTCCCGCACGACCGGATGGCTGACTACTTCCGAGACGCCGACATCTTCTGCCTGCCGTCCTGGTTTGAAGCAATGCCTCTCTCCATCCTTGAAGCGCTCGCCAGCGGGCTACCGGTCGTCGCAACGCGAGTTGGCCAGATTCCGCTGATCATCGACGATTCTGTGGGACGGTTGGTCGAACCGAAAGATCCGGAAGCGTTGGCGGCGACATTGGAGGAGCTGTTAAGCGACCACCAGCTGCGGGGGCAGCTCGCAAAGAACGCACGAGCCGCAGCTCTGACCCACTATTCGCTGACCCACACGATGAGCGAGATTGTCGACGTGATCGACCGGGCGGCGGGTCAGCCTCGCACCGCCTTGTAG
- a CDS encoding polysaccharide deacetylase family protein, whose amino-acid sequence MGTTDFAAQCEWLARRFKVVDLPTAVSLLDRRGLLPGRVGTLTFDDGFADNFDNALPALRRSGLTGAVFVVAATLDRGHGVDWVDDPPEFQLETLTRSQIETMSDEGIHIGSHSLFHKDLTTLDYAECLQDLETSKAILEEIVRRPVPYLAYPRGLWNDVVAKAAKAAGYLGAFSLPTGPETVGPFSLPRVGIYRDNGPLQFKVKNLRVYQSARTSRIYKAVRG is encoded by the coding sequence ATGGGCACGACGGACTTTGCCGCCCAATGTGAGTGGTTGGCCCGGCGATTCAAGGTCGTTGACCTACCGACCGCGGTATCGCTCCTTGACCGCCGCGGTCTGCTTCCCGGGCGAGTGGGCACCCTCACGTTCGACGACGGATTCGCCGACAACTTTGACAACGCATTGCCTGCGCTCCGTCGTTCAGGGCTTACTGGAGCCGTGTTTGTCGTAGCTGCGACGCTTGATCGCGGTCATGGCGTCGACTGGGTGGATGACCCGCCAGAATTTCAGTTGGAGACGCTCACCCGATCCCAGATCGAGACCATGTCTGATGAAGGGATCCACATTGGGTCTCATTCGCTGTTTCACAAGGATCTCACAACCCTTGACTATGCCGAATGTCTCCAAGACCTCGAAACGAGCAAGGCGATCCTGGAGGAGATCGTGCGTCGGCCCGTTCCCTATCTGGCGTATCCCCGGGGTCTTTGGAATGACGTCGTGGCGAAGGCTGCCAAGGCGGCTGGTTATCTCGGGGCGTTCAGCCTCCCGACTGGGCCTGAAACCGTCGGACCATTCTCGCTTCCGCGGGTCGGGATTTATCGAGACAACGGACCGCTGCAGTTCAAGGTGAAAAACCTGAGGGTGTACCAGTCGGCGCGCACCTCCAGGATCTACAAGGCGGTGCGAGGCTGA
- a CDS encoding sugar transferase → MQLGETTELDLTDGLDTGSVRLQLPFAAIGPRTIQLQVRTDLSPGAEARGVYAKRMLDIIGAAVLLVLALPLMIGVAVAIKATSPGPVFYLHERVGRRGQPFRVWKFRSMRSDVTHADIADVIALDEHRVNSPVYKSPNDPRITRVGRFIRRTGIDELPQLFNVLGSSMSLVGPRPLVDEEVAELSVEEFKRRNSVAPGVTGLWQVFRRSETSFEERMRLDLTYVGCRGLLLDLYLLVMTPLALVRGDRSF, encoded by the coding sequence ATGCAATTGGGGGAAACCACTGAGCTTGATCTGACCGATGGGTTGGACACGGGCTCAGTAAGGCTACAGCTGCCGTTCGCCGCGATCGGACCACGCACCATTCAGCTACAGGTCCGCACGGACCTGTCGCCGGGTGCCGAGGCTCGGGGCGTATATGCGAAACGTATGCTCGACATCATTGGCGCGGCCGTCTTGCTCGTACTGGCTTTGCCGCTGATGATTGGGGTTGCTGTCGCCATCAAGGCCACTTCGCCAGGGCCGGTGTTCTATCTGCACGAGCGGGTAGGGCGCCGTGGCCAACCCTTCAGGGTATGGAAGTTCCGGTCTATGCGCAGCGACGTGACCCACGCAGATATCGCCGATGTCATTGCACTCGACGAGCATCGAGTCAACTCGCCGGTTTACAAGTCGCCGAACGATCCGCGAATCACCCGGGTCGGAAGATTCATCCGAAGAACCGGAATTGATGAATTGCCGCAACTCTTCAATGTGCTTGGCAGTTCTATGTCGCTGGTTGGGCCGCGGCCCCTTGTCGACGAAGAGGTTGCCGAGCTGAGCGTTGAAGAGTTCAAGCGGCGGAACTCCGTCGCTCCTGGAGTCACCGGACTCTGGCAGGTATTCCGCCGGTCCGAGACAAGCTTCGAAGAGCGTATGCGCCTCGACCTGACCTATGTTGGCTGCCGCGGGTTGCTACTCGATCTCTACCTGCTAGTCATGACTCCGCTTGCGTTGGTTCGGGGAGATCGGTCCTTCTAA
- a CDS encoding carbonic anhydrase — MLEKNAEFAGDFTEGHLSVRPKRKLAVVACMDSRMDIFKMLGLKNGEAHVIRNAGGVVTDDVIRSLCLSQRALGTEEIVLIHHTNCGLENVTEDGFKADLEAELGIRPWWALESFTDPYTDVRQSMRRLHLTPFLRHKGHITGFVYSVDSGLLIEVVLDDA; from the coding sequence ATGCTCGAGAAGAACGCCGAGTTCGCCGGTGATTTCACCGAAGGCCATCTAAGCGTTCGGCCGAAGCGCAAGCTGGCCGTCGTAGCTTGTATGGACTCCCGAATGGACATCTTCAAGATGCTTGGGTTGAAAAATGGCGAAGCCCATGTGATTCGCAACGCAGGAGGGGTCGTGACCGATGACGTAATTCGCTCTCTCTGTCTCTCGCAGCGAGCGCTCGGTACCGAAGAGATCGTCCTCATTCATCACACCAACTGCGGGCTCGAAAACGTGACCGAGGACGGGTTCAAGGCAGATCTTGAGGCTGAACTCGGCATTCGACCCTGGTGGGCCCTTGAGTCGTTCACGGACCCGTACACCGACGTGCGACAATCGATGCGGCGCCTGCATCTGACCCCGTTTCTTCGCCACAAGGGCCATATCACCGGGTTTGTATACTCCGTTGATTCCGGCCTCCTGATTGAGGTAGTTCTCGATGATGCCTAG